One window of Etheostoma spectabile isolate EspeVRDwgs_2016 chromosome 6, UIUC_Espe_1.0, whole genome shotgun sequence genomic DNA carries:
- the psma2a gene encoding proteasome subunit alpha type-2, with amino-acid sequence MAERGYSFSLTTFSPSGKLVQIEYALAAVAAGAPSVGIKASNGVVLATEKKQKSILYDEQSVHKVEPITKHIGMVYSGMGPDYRVLVRRARKLAQQYFLVYQEPIPTGQLVQRVASVMQEYTQSGGVRPFGVSLLIAGWDEDHPYLFQSDPSGAYFAWKATAMGKNYVNGKTFLEKRYNNDLELEDAIHTAILTLKESFEGQMTEENIEVGICNEAGFKRLTPAEVKDYLAAIA; translated from the exons CCCTTCGGGTAAACTGGTCCAGATTGAATATGCCCTGGCAGCCGTAGCAGCCGGAGCACCCTCAGTTGGCATTAaag CTTCCAATGGAGTTGTCCTGGCAACAGAGAAGAAACAAAAGTCCATTCTGTATGATGAGCAGAGTGTCCATAAAGTGGAGCCCATCACTAAACACATAGGCATGGTCTACAGCGGCATGGGGCCTGACTACAG GGTTTTAGTGCGACGAGCCCGGAAATTGGCACAACAGTACTTCCTGGTTTACCAAGAGCCAATCCCAACAGGCCAGCTTGTCCAGAGAGTGGCCTCTGTAATGCAGGAGTACACACAGTCTGG TGGAGTGCGTCCATTTGGCGTTTCGTTGCTGATAGCTGGATGGGATGAAGACCACCCCTACCTTTTCCAGTCAGACCCTTCT GGTGCATATTTTGCATGGAAAGCCACAGCCATGGGAAAGAACTACGTCAACGGAAAAACATTCCTTGAAAAAAG GTATAACAATGATCTGGAGTTGGAAGATGCCATCCATACTGCCATCTTGACATTGAAG GAGAGCTTTGAGGGTCAGATGACAGAGGAGAACATTGAGGTGGGGATCTGCAACGAGGCCGGCTTCAAAAGACTCACCCCAGCGGAGGTGAAAGACTACCTGGCAGCCATTGCGTAA